In Aspergillus nidulans FGSC A4 chromosome II, a single window of DNA contains:
- a CDS encoding uncharacterized protein (transcript_id=CADANIAT00004119), with protein MYSILCQVGPRDIPAFGDALMAVRATKVVVDHFHKGQLPPNPFQLDSLSADSHEVSFEELRQILNLVHLIRCIEDFCLYNTEWGRDCYFHLKQENKAAPPQENWLKWQERFHRSMYQSFLMGAVLSRAYQQPLDPSNNCPEHFFKDINTRLQGDEPVLRNDEMAYLLRYPVFNFEAYEDHEPIYGQLADFLVQQSRHRAQSRSNLPDFYPEDAIPNDLDRGQASLLYAETVQCLLASMTLLNHEGYSPIFEKDNKNPDIKSLSRKVTIVPLGSFYPEQIAMPTSVHAAHQTRLLKSPLPQETGESSWNPSARFMSLFLDIMHSSSGQPNHYADTFPTPPPPLQIFQFISRKFLGLRFSDEAFDVEDIDAAHKLFVHHPTASGIYEDEWPDLIPSIFDTPDGGGEYDAYYVV; from the exons ATGTACTCTATATTGTGCCAAGTAGGGCCTCGGGATATCCCGGCTTTCGGCGATGCGTTGATGGCA GTTCGTGCAACAAAGGTTGTGGTGGATCACTTCCATAAGGGACAGCTTCCACCAAATCCTTTCCAACTCGATTCACTAAGCGCGGACTCTCACGAAGTATCCTTTGAGGAGCTCCGGCAAATTCTCAACTTGGTGCATCTGATAAGGTGCATTGAGGACTTTTGCCTCTACAACACTGAATGGGGCCGAGACTGCTACTTCCACCTGAAACAGGAGAACAAAGCAGCACCTCCTCAGGAAAACTGGCTCAAGTGGCAGGAGAGATTCCACCGTTCAATGTATCAATCTTTCCTGATGGGTGCTGTGCTCTCCCGGGCATACCAGCAGCCGTTGGACCCATCGAACAACTGTCCGGAACActttttcaaggacatcaaCACTCGACTCCAAGGGGACGAGCCGGTGCTCAGAAACGACGAGATGGCCTATTTACTAAGATACCCGGTGTTTAATTTTGAGGCATATGAAGATCACGAGCCGATATACGGACAGCTGGCAGACTTTCTGGTCCAACAAAGCCGGCATCGAGCGCAAAGCAGATCAAACTTGCCTGACTTTTATCCTGAGGATGCAATACCTAACGACCTAGATCGGGGCCAAGCCAGCTTACTTTATGCCGAAACTGTGCAGTGTCTCCTGGCATCAATGACGCTGTTGAACCACGAGGGATATTCTCCAATATTCGAGAAAGATAACAAAAATCCTGATATCAAAAGCCTAAGCAGAAAAGTCACAATTGTACCTTTAGGATCGTTCTATCCTGAGCAAATCGCGATGCCCACTAGTGTGCATGCCGCACACCAGACGCGTCTGCTCAAATCGCCTCTGCCACAGGAGACAGGAGAATCCTCGTGGAATCCTTCTGCCCGCTTTATGAGCCTGTTTCTGGACATTATGCATTCATCATCCGGCCAGCCAAATCATTATGCAGATACTTTTCCtacgccgcctcctccattGCAGATATTCCAGTTCATCAGCCGAAAGTTTCTCGGCCTCAGATTCTCAGACGAAGCTTTTGACGTCGAGGACATCGATGCTGCCCATAAGCTGTTCGTTCATCATCCGACCGCCTCAGGTATCTACGAGGACGAGTGGCCTGATTTAATTCCATCTATTTTCGATACTCCTGACGGAGGTGGCGAATACGATGCTTACTATGTTGTCTGA
- a CDS encoding uncharacterized protein (transcript_id=CADANIAT00004120), whose product MIKTSTIALPRHNSCWVLPKPAAGERDAKMASELADRTPRRRLARAHSPTELLHDPLHNFLCLSPRTPNKVTKYDSMAEVVGVVSAGIGVAAFALQISETIRRLRDIREYGKNKASAELESLVKRLERLRDILLSLETVQTSRMVNLAIEDCQLEYSSVDDSLQRMSEKLSHLGKKLQGARHSRGIKKQLRDIGQRLDSAVQDLSLSLLTLVAERQVDAQHSRSKIAIDSQRTIQETAQDMALAINSSVIDSSTVPKTREQRSTPASRASIEEPIPPHIAHATSLYCWSLQFALSRYGIPFMVNAAIEFITGAGRYSLRPGLSIERVVKYTSPGFEALWRFNCGLLKLSEVQETFRELRRCDPSLNRHIHPGGRNYVQELLYCGPNRGQHTNDQFELLKFFACELESPVYEDWPSPCSPNWIAEELTPDPFFIDYLALLANASPGFAGLTALHEIVLLDPPTSVTSFLSRSSLHMERNFLGQTPLHLAVHDVETVRLLVQSGHDMDIQDNYGITPLMYAAGMGKTDVVRLLIEQGANPFIRDTRWERNFIDYAAARNHWRLLMDILDTVQDSYSESISQYFICCALLRLIAREKWLPDNTWSAYFAKLVGLCLDVNIRFGNSHDGTEDNNLLHFISNNEDVKVLARQGFELFGQPNSAGKPAIFSLVPILDATLIQSLLDYGININHVDHKGRTILFPLLQQLRRLNSRTFDVMDSIRICLKAGLDIFISDGCQCACSPGGCFLPAAFNITFVDTMARAPAFVWALEFLSLVEELRGREDSKRLVIGFLHRNCFERVGITHVCCHRGNNVLNWELLWPRNQMAESDIDEILDEEEELIANLEKEMLPLTHKTLECLRSEWIRMLKEKHDERLEAKRKREHNNSKGPTGEPYQVDYKNDTFCQIFNTEVDFDVVPLANSMAEYVIWLEHQYIRSKDTWDTACEGEAWYKRRMSWFVELMQVMEVAPKTLIKTINNKIETIPCESDGLDKEVRKIFAIPRFALGRMHLSTIIRLGSSINLQDEPWKSMRPSYTSMISSNGGGHSALANHIFSVLGNWSEEFDDCENIYMNLHLGSSIRINTIAVNPKEISISLKASSGGSSGGINTSLLSSGYNKTWRSLSVDERESAMVFMLGRVLWCIFEGVGSSTGGNSADFLGEDLFRDSGNGNSNDPNQQQFPEFRDTPEAMQVLIREATSGAMEWAGLLRCVRVVGDRIYGSQSKMDGDEREEAYATARALRAWWNARISSTEEYLVERATGGEECDATSARRSRPRLRTVLRALQELEKGGGSDVSRLCTSQSTQQPHSVSRRDSMICSGLCITISRSLLSHMRAIAVFAYPPRFYPIESEKNRLRLSVPA is encoded by the exons ATGATCAAAACGTCTACCATTGCTCTACCTCGACACAATTCGTGCTGGGTTCTGCCCAAGCCGGCTGCG GGTGAACGCGATGCTAAGATGGCCAGTGAACTG GCCGACAGGACCCCGCGACGGCGGCTAGCTCGTGCGCACTCGCCCACCGAGCTGCTTCATGATCCTCTCCACAACTTTCTCTgtctctctcctcgtacaCCAAACAAAGTGACAAAATACGACAGTATGGCGGAGGTTGTTGGAGTGGTCTCCGCCGGTATCGGGGTGGCAGCCTTTGCGCTTCAAATCAGCGAAACGATCAGACGACTGCGGGATATTCGCGAGTATGGCAAGAACAAAGCTAGCGCTGAATTAGAGTCGCTTGTCAAGCGTCTTGAGAGGCTGCGGGATATATTACTATCCCTTGAGACTGTTCAAACGTCTAGAATGGTCAATCTTGCTATTGAGGACTGTCAACTGGAGTACAGTAGCGTCGACGATAGCCTCCAGCGAATGAGTGAAAAGCTATCCCATCTGGGCAAAAAACTGCAGGGTGCTCGACATAGCAGAGGCATCAAGAAACAACTCAGGGATATCGGGCAAAGGCTTGACTCTGCCGTACAGGATTTGTCTTTGAGTCTTCTAACGCTGGTCGCAGAAAGACAGGTTGACGCTCAACATTCTCGTAGTAAGATTGCGATAGACTCTCAACGCACAATTCAGGAAACGGCTCAGGATATGGCCCTCGCTATAAATTCATCCGTTATTGACAGTTCTACGGTCCCCAAGACGCGAGAACAGCGTTCCACGCCTGCAAGTCGAGCCAGCATCGAGGAGCCCATCCCGCCACATATAGCTCACGCGA CTTCTCTCTACTGCTGGAGCCTACAGTTTGCCCTCTCTAGATACGGCATCCCATTCATGGTAAATGCTGCCATTGAATTCATCACCGGCGCTGGAAGATACTCGCTCAGACCGGGCCTCAGCATAGAACGAGTGGTGAAATACACCTCGCCTGGCTTCGAGGCACTTTGGCGGTTTAATTGCGGGCTGCTGAAACTGTCTGAGGTTCAGGAGACATTTCGGGAGCTGAGAAGATGTGACCCCTCGTTAAATCGGCATATACATCCAGGCGGGCGCAACTATGTTCAG GAGCTCCTTTACTGCGGCCCAAATCGAGGCCAGCACACGAATGACCAATTCGAGCTCCTAAAATTCTTCGCCTGCGAATTAG AGTCGCCAGTTTACGAGGACTGGCCGTCTCCCTGTTCGCCAAATTGGATAGCCGAGGAACTCACGCCGGACCCTTTTTTCATCGATTACCTTGCTTTACTTGCCAACGCCAGTCCAG GCTTTGCTGGATTAACGGCTCTTCACGAGATCGTACTTCTGGATCCCCCAACGTCGGTGACTTCGTTCCTCTCACGCTCATCATTGCATATGGAGAGGAACTTTCTGGGTCAGACGCCTTTACATCTAGCGGTTCACGATGTGGAAACAGTCCGTCTGCTTGTCCAAAGTGGCCATGACATGGACATCCAGGACAACTACGGTATTACCCCTTTAATGTATGCTGCAGGAATGGGCAAGACAGACGTGGTTCGCTTGCTCATCGAGCAAGGGGCGAACCCTTTCATCCGCGATACCAGATGGGAAAGGAACTTTATTGATTATGCAGCTGCCCGCAACCATTGGCGATTGTTAATGGACATTCTAGACACGGTTCAAGACAGCTACTCGGAGAGTATTTCTCAGTACTTCATCTGCTGCGCGCTGCTGCGACTCATAGCTCGCGAGAAGTGGTTGCCTGATAACACATGGAGCGCTTACTTTGCAAAGCTCGTGGGTCTATGTTTAGATGTCAATATAAGATTCGGTAATAGTCATGATGGAACTGAAGATAACAATCTTCTCCATTTCATCTCAAACAACGAAGATGTCAAAGTGCTGGCGCGACAAGGTTTCGAACTGTTCGGTCAACCCAACAGTGCAGGAAAACCTGCCATATTCTCGCTGGTCCCGATATTAGATGCAACACTGATCCAGTCCTTGCTTGACTACGGAATCAACATAAACCATGTGGACCACAAAGGACGTACCATCCTGTTCCCGCTGCTCCAGCAGTTGCGACGGCTGAACTCCAGGACTTTTGATGTAATGGATTCCATTCGGATATGCCTAAAGGCCGGCCTCGACATTTTTATATCGGACGGTTGCCAGTGTGCCTGTTCTCCCGGAGGTTGCTTCCTGCCTGCGGCCTTTAATATTACTTTTGTTGATACCATGGCTCGCGCGCCCGCCTTTGTGTGGGCGCTGGAATTTCTCTCCCTCGTTGAGGAACTCAGAGGCCGTGAAGACTCTAAAAGACTCGTAATAGGTTTCCTACACAGAAATTGTTTTGAAAGGGTGGGGATAACGCATGTGTGCTGTCATAGAGGGAACAACGTATTGAACTGGGAGCTCCTCTGGCCAAGAAATCAGATGGCTGAGTCAGACATCGACGAGATTctagatgaggaagaagagcttaTTGCAAATCTTGAAAAGGAAATGCTTCCGTTGACCCACAAGACACTTGAGTGTTTGAGGTCTGAATGGATCCGTATGCTAAAAGAAAAACACGACGAACGACTTGAGGCGAAGCGCAAAAGAGAGCACAATAACTCCAAGGGCCCTACGGGT GAACCGTATCAGGTTGACTATAAGAATGATACGTTTTGCCAAATATTCAATACAGAAGTTGATTTCGACGTTGTCCCTTTGGCAAATTCCATGGCTGAGTACGTCATCTGGCTAGAGCATCAGTACATTCGATCTAAAGACACATGGGATACCGCTTGCGAGGGAGAAGCCTGGTATAAAAGACGGATGAGTTGGTTTGTGGAACTCATGCAAGTCATGGAAGTTGCTCCCAAAACACTCATCAAGACTATCAACAATAAGATCGAAACGATACCATGTGAAAGCGATGGCCTTGATAAGGAAG TCAGGAAGATCTTCGCCATTCCGAGATTCGCACTCGGACGGATGCACCTGAGTACCATTATCAGACTAGGCAGCTCTATAAACCTCCAAGATGAGCCTTGGAAGTCTATGAGGCCGAGTTATACGTCAATGATATCTagcaacggcggcggccacTCTGCCCTGGCTAATCACATCTTCTCAGTGTTAGGAAACTGGTCAGAAGAGTTCGACGACTGTGAAAACATATACATGAACTTACATCTTGGCTCCTCGATAAGAATCAACACAATCGCAGTGAACCCCAAGGAGATTTCCATCTCGTTGAAGGCAAG cagcggcggcagtAGTGGTGGCATCAACACTAGCCTTCTCTCCTCGGGGTATAACAAGACCTGGCGTTCACTGAGTGTGGATGAGCGTGAAAGTGCAATGGTTTTCATGCTTGGCCGTGTGTTATGGTGTATATTTGAAGGTGTGGGCAGTAGCACCGGAGGTAACTCTGCCGACTTTCTTGGTGAAGATCTGTTTCGAGATAGCGGGAACGGCAATAGTAATGATCCAAATCAGCAGCAGTTTCCAGAGTTTAGAGATACACCCGAGGCGATGCAGGTGCTTATCCGGGAAGCGACCTCGGGTGCAATGGAGTGGGCTGGGCTGTTGAGGTGTGTCCGGGTTGTCGGGGATAGGATTTATGGTTCACAAAGCAAGATGGATGGCGATGAGCGCGAGGAAGCGTATGCTACAGCGAGGGCTCTGAGAGCTTGGTGGAATGCCAGGATAAGCAGTACAGAGGAGTATCTTGTTGAGCGGGCAACTGGAGGCGAAGAGTGTGATGCTACAAGTGCTAGAAGGAGTCGACCGCGGCTGCGAACAGTACTGCGGGCTTTACAAGAGTTGgaaaaaggaggaggatctgatGTGTCTAGACTCTGTACTTCCCAATCGACCCAACAACCGCACTCTGTCTCGAGACGAGATTCGATGATTTGTTCTGGTCTTTGCATTACTATCTCTAGGTCTCTGTTGAGTCATATGAGAGCAATTGCAGTATTTGCATATCCTCCAAGGTTTTATCCCATCGAAAGTGAGAAGAATAGATTGAGGCTTAGCGTGCCAGCATGA
- a CDS encoding CCCH zinc finger DNA binding protein (transcript_id=CADANIAT00004121), producing MIDPAVLRRQHDELCKAESSKDEIIKNLFEHIEDLEEKLQIEKNEVDSQRRAVISLRDERNEFKAQMEDLVDEKAPDAAIQRDMHLSREATTPNRYQFQDRFIQDGKKGGHDAAQALIYAVQEHIKEIDPKASPIINCNIRVYSNVHGLTKVYRETGIIRSDSDLSAFIRGFNMENPLCDFVDAGNGKECADVKIKGLFAEDINNVHCRRIIFCASADSGYARVLGPHRGSRRISIVKGPPFPREMAELAASFETVTFSDVFKSSKLLLPVRKLSSQDITSPAIASANMPAIVHNHNSIPNYASAAKAAAAATIAPTKDSKTKSESKPRLLVCLNARNQRVDSVLKKSSKEAITALKRRKLCNQFHILGYCHNMATYGSCTHEHGTELSMQELNDLMRVARLTPCFSGLMCRDVNCISGHQLIVNSRICTT from the exons ATGATCGACCCAGCCGTCCTTCGGCGCCAGCATGACGAGTTATGCAAGGCCGAGAGCAGCAAGGATGAAATTATTAAA AACCTTTTCGAGCATATTGAAGATCTTGAGGAAAAGCTTCAGATTGAAAAGAATGAGGTCGATTCTCAAAGGCGGGCGGTTATTTCGCTCAGAGACGAGCGAAACGAATTCAAAGCTCAGATGGAGGACCTCGTTGATGAGAAA GCTCCTGACGCAGCGATACAGC GTGATATGCATCTATCCAGAGAGGCCACGACTCCTAACAGATATCAGTTCCAGGACCGGTTTATCCAGGATGGCAAAAAAGGTGGCCACGACGCTGCACAGGCTTTGATTTACGCGGTACAGGAGCATATCAAAGAGATTGACCCCAAGGCGAGTCCAATTATCAACTGCAATATCCGGGTCTATTCGAATGTGCATGGCTTGACCAAGGTCTACCGCGAGACCGGCATCATCCGTTCTGACTCAGACTTATCTGCTTTTATTCGAGGTTTCAATATGGAAAACCCGCTGTGTGACTTTGTCGATGCGGGTAATGGGAAAGAATGTGCTGATGTCAAGATAAAAG GTTTGTTcgcagaagatatcaacaacgTCCACTGTCGCCGCATTATCTTCTGCGCGTCCGCAGATAGCGGCTACGCGCGTGTATTAGGTCCCCATCGTGGATCGAGACGTATCTCTATCGTCAAGGGGCCTCCTTTCCCCCGCGAGATGGCCGAGCTGGCTGCGAGCTTCGAGACCGTGACATTCTCAGACGTATTCAAATCGTCCAAGTTGTTACTCCCAGTCAGGAAATTATCGTCCCAAGACATCACTAGCCCAGCGATAGCGTCCGCCAACATGCCCGCCATAGTGCATAATCATAACTCCATCCCCAACTACGCCTCGGCAGCGAAGGCCGCTGCGGCGGCTACAATTGCACCAACGAAGGACAGCAAGACTAAATCAGAGTCTAAGCCTCGACTATTAGTCTGTCTTAATGCCCGCAACCAGCGCGTCGATAGTGTCCTCAAAAAATCGTCTAAAGAGGCCATCACCGCACTCAAGCGACGCAAACTCTGCAACCAGTTCCATATCCTAGGATACTGCCACAACATGGCTACGTACGGCAGCTGCACGCACGAACACGGAACTGAGCTCAGCATGCAGGAGCTCAATGATCTGATGCGCGTTGCACGCTTGACTCCGTGCTTTAGTGGGCTTATGTGCCGCGATGTTAACTGTATCTCTGGCCACCAAT TGATTGTAAATTCAAGGATATGCACAACGTGA
- a CDS encoding uncharacterized protein (transcript_id=CADANIAT00004122), protein MTLLFLHLFALLGGVAYAASSSSVSVSRSSISLPPIYMLCSELEAFNANLGPLLNLTQYIPPGTSSLLLPQLEQRLAAIESFTAGYSDLVNAFSADNCAAARETIVPSTRLRSRQLDLVGVVCQVLGLVQEALASFKCARLSNQPLYISVYIPMSTKANEFQFELRVPDYQ, encoded by the exons AtgactcttctcttcctgcatCTCTTCGCCCTTCTAGGTGGAGTTGCGTATGccgcttcctcttcgtcggtcTCTGTCTCTAGGTCGTCCATTTCgctccccccaatctatatGCTCTGTTCCGAACTGGAAGCATTCAACGCCAACCTTGGCCCTCTCCTCAACTTGACCCAATATATTCCCCCCGGCACGTCCTCcttacttcttcctcaactcgAGCAGCGCCTCGCCGCAATCGAGTCCTTCACCGCAGGTTACAGTGACCTCGTCAATGCGTTTAGCGCCGACAACTGCGCAGCAGCTCGAGAAACTATCGTCCCGTCTACCCGTCTGCGGAGTCGTCAGCTCGATCTAGTGGGCGTCGTATGCCAAGTCTTGGGTCTTGTTCAGGAAGCGCTGGC AAGCTTCAAATGTGCTAGGCTGTCCA ACCAACCACTCTATATTTCCGTCTATATTCCCATGTCCACAAAAGCAAACGAATTTCAGTTTGAGCTTCGCGTTCCTGACTACCAGTAG